The proteins below come from a single Natrinema sp. SYSU A 869 genomic window:
- a CDS encoding sporulation protein produces MKRVLSSLGIGAATVDTVLSTTLTAGKSVDARVDITGGNETQEIDGIYFALATRYETDESTRTAKIDTFRVADSFTIEPDEERSQTVSIDVPYHTPVTMGRTSVWLDTGLDIDWAVDPDDRDALEIEPDPLRRALFDAVDSLGFTLRTAQCESTESLFSDHRFVQEFEFVPRSGPFAGELDELEIVTLPEGDGFDLVIEVDRRGGLLAEQFDTDERYERLSLRSGDEGDLEERLRATIERNL; encoded by the coding sequence ATGAAACGAGTACTATCGAGTCTCGGTATCGGTGCTGCAACGGTCGATACGGTCCTATCGACGACGCTTACGGCCGGTAAATCAGTCGACGCGCGTGTCGACATCACCGGCGGCAACGAGACACAGGAGATCGACGGCATCTACTTCGCACTCGCGACGCGCTATGAAACCGACGAGAGCACGAGAACGGCGAAGATCGATACGTTCCGCGTGGCGGACTCGTTTACGATCGAGCCCGACGAGGAGCGCTCCCAAACCGTGTCGATCGACGTCCCCTATCACACGCCCGTTACGATGGGGAGGACGAGCGTCTGGCTCGATACCGGTCTTGACATCGACTGGGCGGTCGACCCGGACGACCGCGACGCCCTCGAGATCGAGCCCGATCCACTCCGCCGGGCGTTATTCGACGCCGTCGACTCGCTCGGATTCACGCTTCGGACGGCACAATGCGAGTCGACGGAGTCGCTATTCTCCGATCACCGCTTCGTCCAGGAGTTCGAGTTCGTCCCCCGGTCCGGTCCCTTCGCGGGCGAACTGGACGAACTGGAAATCGTCACGCTGCCGGAGGGTGACGGCTTCGATCTGGTGATCGAGGTCGACCGCCGGGGTGGCCTGCTGGCGGAACAGTTCGACACCGACGAGCGATACGAGCGCCTCTCGCTTCGATCCGGTGACGAGGGCGATCTCGAGGAGCGATTGCGAGCGACGATCGAACGGAATCTCTGA
- a CDS encoding class I SAM-dependent methyltransferase, translating into MSDQRESIRSNAKYLRNVRPIDPEEICEYVAGNPHPAVVRQQLREEAADLRLIEQDDGTFVPADDEPVSPRRGPVERFPAEYERRLEDLLVERYGPNWEDGASGDLLRSTVRRFKADYLDGRPVEYNDDVAAGYAIYHLPGYYAAIQYALDDLADRGLLDRTLRVLDLGAGVGGPALGLCDYLPDDALLEYHAVEPSAAADVLKDLLAETGRNTHPTIHRTTAEAFDPSEAVSGDGSSDGFDPTAPDDGFDLVLACNVLSELDDPVDVMQSYLETLAPKGTFLAMAPADKNTSVQLREVERELEEERLWDRDAVDFETSAAGDAERYRRGEVTVYGPTVRLWPGETPSDRGWSFDVRPDLDVPAVQRRLDENAPDDGEHAPGEFVNVDVQFSYSQLRLDGRRRIDMALETNEWAKMAEMERHVTERIDLVAAKLSRSLSGGDGNGGRGSGRSNPLFKISDGSEDTDHYAVVTTETALNRPLLEAGYGDVCSFEGILALWNDDEEAYNLVVDEETIVDRIT; encoded by the coding sequence GTGAGCGACCAACGCGAATCCATTCGATCGAATGCGAAGTATCTGCGTAATGTCCGGCCGATCGACCCCGAGGAAATCTGTGAGTATGTCGCGGGGAACCCGCATCCGGCGGTCGTCAGGCAACAACTCCGCGAGGAGGCCGCTGACCTCAGACTGATCGAACAGGATGACGGCACGTTCGTCCCTGCCGACGACGAGCCTGTTTCGCCCCGTCGAGGACCGGTCGAGCGGTTCCCCGCCGAGTACGAGCGCCGCCTCGAGGACCTGCTCGTCGAGCGCTACGGGCCGAACTGGGAGGACGGAGCGTCCGGGGACCTGCTCCGGTCGACGGTCCGCCGGTTCAAAGCCGACTACCTCGACGGCCGGCCGGTCGAGTACAACGACGACGTTGCGGCGGGCTATGCGATCTATCACCTGCCGGGGTACTACGCGGCGATCCAGTACGCGCTCGACGACCTCGCGGATCGCGGGCTGCTCGACCGCACCCTCCGTGTCCTCGATCTCGGTGCGGGCGTGGGCGGTCCCGCGCTCGGCCTCTGCGATTATTTGCCCGACGACGCCCTACTCGAGTACCACGCAGTCGAGCCGAGCGCCGCCGCGGATGTGCTCAAGGATCTGCTTGCCGAGACGGGACGGAATACCCACCCAACGATCCACCGGACGACCGCAGAGGCGTTCGATCCGAGCGAGGCCGTCAGCGGTGACGGAAGCAGCGACGGGTTCGATCCAACCGCGCCCGACGATGGTTTCGATCTCGTCCTCGCCTGTAACGTCCTGAGCGAACTCGACGATCCCGTCGACGTCATGCAGTCGTATCTCGAGACGCTCGCGCCGAAGGGCACCTTTCTCGCGATGGCACCTGCGGACAAGAACACCAGCGTGCAACTGCGCGAGGTGGAACGCGAACTCGAGGAGGAGCGACTCTGGGACCGGGACGCCGTCGACTTCGAGACGAGCGCCGCCGGGGACGCGGAGCGGTATCGGCGCGGCGAAGTGACCGTCTACGGCCCCACGGTCCGGCTCTGGCCCGGCGAAACGCCGTCGGATCGCGGCTGGTCGTTCGACGTTCGACCCGATTTAGACGTGCCGGCAGTGCAGCGGCGACTCGACGAGAACGCGCCAGACGACGGCGAGCATGCGCCCGGTGAGTTCGTCAACGTCGATGTGCAGTTCTCCTACTCGCAACTACGGCTCGACGGCCGGCGGCGGATCGACATGGCCCTCGAGACCAACGAGTGGGCAAAGATGGCCGAGATGGAGCGCCACGTCACCGAGCGGATCGACCTCGTCGCAGCGAAGCTCAGTCGATCGCTTTCCGGTGGCGACGGCAACGGTGGTCGCGGGAGCGGGCGGTCGAACCCCCTGTTCAAGATCAGCGACGGCAGCGAGGACACCGATCACTACGCCGTCGTTACCACGGAGACCGCGCTCAACCGACCGCTGCTCGAGGCCGGCTATGGTGACGTCTGTTCGTTCGAGGGAATCCTCGCGCTCTGGAACGACGACGAAGAAGCGTACAATCTGGTCGTCGACGAGGAGACGATCGTCGACCGGATCACCTGA
- the surE gene encoding 5'/3'-nucleotidase SurE, which yields MSDDCEILLTNDDGIDSTGIRALYDALSEHANVTVVAPADDRSACGRSLSHEVEVDERELGYAVHGTPADCVVAGLAELGPYPDLVVAGCNKGANLGEYVLGRSGTISAAVEAAFFDVPAIATSLYVPVDDTPFEDVDVTAEEYAEAARITSYLAENALEAGVFDHAAYLNVNVPLPDGEPAPIEITRPSKRYEMDAEREGGHVTLHDHIWEDMDPDSLPDPEGTDRRAIVEGRISVSPLTAPHTTNHHEALDALADAYRDAVVPTDR from the coding sequence ATGAGCGACGACTGCGAGATCCTGTTGACCAACGACGACGGGATCGACAGCACCGGTATCAGGGCGCTGTACGACGCCCTCTCCGAGCACGCCAACGTAACCGTCGTCGCTCCGGCCGACGACCGGAGCGCCTGCGGCCGGTCGCTCTCCCACGAAGTCGAGGTCGACGAACGCGAGCTGGGCTATGCCGTCCACGGGACGCCGGCCGACTGCGTCGTCGCCGGCCTCGCCGAACTCGGCCCGTATCCCGACCTCGTCGTCGCGGGCTGTAACAAGGGCGCGAACCTCGGGGAGTACGTCCTCGGGCGGTCGGGAACGATCAGCGCGGCCGTCGAGGCCGCCTTCTTCGATGTCCCCGCGATCGCGACGTCGCTGTACGTTCCCGTCGATGACACGCCCTTCGAGGACGTCGACGTGACGGCCGAGGAGTACGCCGAAGCCGCGCGTATCACCTCGTATCTCGCCGAGAATGCGCTCGAGGCGGGCGTCTTCGATCACGCGGCCTATCTCAACGTCAACGTCCCGCTGCCGGACGGCGAGCCCGCGCCGATCGAGATCACGCGCCCCTCGAAACGCTACGAGATGGACGCCGAACGCGAGGGCGGCCACGTCACGCTTCACGACCACATTTGGGAGGACATGGACCCCGACTCGCTTCCCGATCCCGAGGGAACCGACCGCCGCGCCATCGTCGAGGGCCGTATCAGCGTTTCGCCGCTGACCGCACCCCATACGACGAACCACCACGAGGCCCTCGACGCGCTCGCCGACGCCTACCGCGACGCCGTCGTGCCGACCGACCGCTGA
- a CDS encoding prephenate dehydrogenase/arogenate dehydrogenase family protein → MDVLIVGAGSMGTWFGDVVDARVSFADLDRDAAAAAADSIGGAVADLKSETTYDVVCLAVPMTHVADAIAEQADRAERAIVDVSGVMEPAIAAMERHGPDLERVSLHPLFAPDRAPGSIAVVRNRSGPVTDDLLASLESRGNALLETTAIEHDEAMESVQAAAHAAVLSFALAAESVPAGFETPIYQGLRRLTEQVTGGTPRVYADIQEAFDGADAVADAAAEIAAADADELESLYREAAAGWQEQRGEGRDSDTGGDTE, encoded by the coding sequence ATGGACGTACTGATCGTCGGCGCGGGGTCGATGGGGACGTGGTTCGGGGACGTCGTCGACGCCCGAGTCTCGTTCGCCGATCTCGACCGAGACGCGGCGGCGGCCGCAGCCGATTCGATCGGGGGAGCCGTCGCCGACCTCAAGAGCGAGACGACGTACGACGTCGTCTGTCTCGCGGTGCCGATGACTCACGTGGCCGACGCGATCGCCGAACAGGCCGATCGGGCCGAGCGGGCGATCGTCGATGTATCCGGCGTTATGGAGCCCGCAATCGCGGCGATGGAGCGTCACGGCCCCGACTTGGAACGAGTGAGCCTGCACCCGCTTTTCGCACCCGATCGGGCACCCGGATCGATCGCCGTCGTTCGGAATCGATCAGGACCCGTAACGGATGACCTCCTCGCGAGCCTCGAGTCACGGGGCAACGCACTACTCGAGACGACCGCTATAGAACACGACGAGGCCATGGAGTCCGTGCAGGCGGCGGCTCACGCCGCGGTCCTTTCCTTTGCGCTGGCCGCGGAGTCGGTTCCGGCGGGGTTCGAAACTCCGATCTACCAGGGGCTGCGGCGACTCACCGAGCAGGTGACCGGCGGCACGCCGCGGGTCTACGCGGACATTCAGGAAGCCTTTGACGGTGCGGACGCGGTCGCCGACGCGGCCGCCGAGATTGCCGCTGCCGATGCCGACGAACTCGAGTCGCTGTATCGGGAGGCGGCAGCGGGCTGGCAGGAGCAACGCGGCGAGGGGCGCGACAGCGATACCGGAGGTGACACCGAGTGA
- the trkA gene encoding Trk system potassium transporter TrkA: MRVIVIGAGEVGSNIAASLDDDHHVVVIDTDSDRVESITYSYDVLAIQGDGTSIETLREADIENADLVIASTDVDETNIVICGAAKAVGNPFTIARVKKTNLLRTWEQSKGAFGIDFMVCTDLQTAETIVRIAGLPGAHDVETFAGGLIQMAEFEIGSDSPIAGETVSEADRFESLTFAALLRDDDVIIPQGETVIRAGDAVVVIGSRESVRAFAGSLTPGPTLEDAHEIVIVGGTEIGYQTARLFEEEGLEPRLVEQDPKRARELAEKLPGTLVLESDATDIDFLVREHVDESDIVVAALEGDERNLLVSLLAKRIGVERTIGIVESGEYVDLFETVGIDVGVNPRLVTSEEITRFTREQRTENVAMLESDRAEVLEIEIDADSALFERRIQDAMAKLPDGVVVGAISRAGELITPRGETVVEGGDHVVMFVDTMVLDEVTAAL, from the coding sequence ATGCGTGTGATCGTCATCGGTGCGGGCGAGGTCGGATCGAACATCGCTGCGAGCCTTGACGACGACCATCACGTGGTCGTCATCGACACGGACTCCGATCGCGTCGAGTCGATCACCTACTCCTATGACGTGTTGGCGATTCAGGGCGACGGGACCTCGATCGAGACGCTGCGAGAGGCCGACATCGAGAACGCTGATCTGGTCATCGCGAGTACCGACGTCGACGAGACGAACATCGTCATCTGTGGGGCTGCGAAGGCCGTCGGTAATCCGTTCACGATCGCCCGCGTCAAGAAAACGAACCTCCTTCGGACCTGGGAGCAGTCGAAAGGGGCGTTCGGCATCGATTTCATGGTCTGTACGGATCTGCAGACCGCCGAGACGATCGTCCGAATCGCCGGCTTACCCGGCGCACACGACGTTGAGACCTTCGCTGGCGGACTCATCCAGATGGCCGAGTTCGAAATCGGATCGGATAGTCCCATCGCCGGCGAGACGGTTTCCGAGGCCGACCGGTTCGAGTCGTTGACCTTCGCCGCGTTGCTGCGCGACGACGATGTCATTATCCCGCAGGGGGAGACGGTCATCAGAGCGGGAGACGCCGTCGTCGTTATCGGCTCGCGGGAGAGCGTCCGCGCCTTCGCGGGGTCGCTGACGCCCGGACCGACCCTCGAGGACGCACACGAGATCGTCATCGTCGGCGGAACCGAGATCGGCTATCAGACGGCTCGGCTCTTCGAAGAGGAGGGACTCGAGCCGCGACTAGTCGAACAAGATCCCAAGCGGGCACGGGAACTAGCCGAGAAGCTCCCGGGGACGCTGGTCTTAGAGAGCGACGCGACCGACATCGACTTCCTCGTCCGGGAACACGTCGACGAGTCCGACATCGTCGTCGCCGCGCTCGAGGGCGACGAACGGAACCTGCTGGTCTCCCTGCTGGCAAAGCGGATCGGCGTCGAGCGCACCATCGGGATCGTCGAGTCCGGCGAGTACGTCGACCTCTTCGAGACGGTTGGGATCGACGTCGGCGTCAACCCCCGGCTCGTCACCTCCGAGGAGATTACCAGATTCACTCGCGAGCAGCGGACGGAAAACGTCGCCATGCTCGAGTCCGACCGCGCGGAGGTCCTCGAGATCGAGATCGACGCCGACAGCGCCCTCTTCGAGCGACGGATTCAGGACGCGATGGCCAAGCTACCCGACGGCGTCGTCGTCGGTGCGATCAGCCGCGCGGGGGAGTTGATCACGCCGCGTGGCGAGACGGTCGTCGAGGGCGGCGATCACGTCGTCATGTTCGTCGATACCATGGTGCTGGACGAGGTGACGGCAGCGTTGTGA
- a CDS encoding SRPBCC family protein gives MDRILLSTLAHRSPEEVFPYVQSFTDYPRYTDHLKEVRVNGDDGVGSVYDLKLAWWKLSYTARSRVTDISAPESLTWQLVNDIDARGEWRVEPEPESAPPDAETASRIYFEAVYDPHSADKNAISLPRFVSLDWVVKKVQPKLLGEAQTVVERLVADIEGRPRDVELTIHEMP, from the coding sequence GTGGACAGAATTCTCCTCAGTACGCTCGCACATCGGTCGCCCGAGGAGGTCTTCCCGTACGTCCAGTCCTTTACCGACTACCCGCGGTACACGGACCACCTGAAGGAGGTTCGAGTCAACGGCGATGATGGCGTCGGTTCCGTCTACGACCTCAAGTTGGCGTGGTGGAAGCTCAGCTACACCGCTCGTTCGCGGGTGACCGATATTTCGGCCCCCGAGTCGCTCACGTGGCAGCTGGTCAACGACATCGACGCCCGCGGCGAGTGGCGCGTCGAACCGGAGCCCGAGTCCGCACCGCCGGACGCGGAGACGGCGAGCCGGATCTACTTCGAGGCCGTTTACGATCCGCATTCGGCGGACAAAAACGCCATCTCGCTCCCGCGGTTCGTCTCGCTGGACTGGGTCGTCAAGAAGGTCCAACCCAAACTGCTCGGCGAGGCTCAGACGGTCGTCGAGCGACTGGTTGCAGACATCGAGGGCCGCCCGCGAGACGTCGAGTTAACAATTCACGAGATGCCGTGA
- the mtnP gene encoding S-methyl-5'-thioadenosine phosphorylase has translation MTIGVIGGSGIYDALPLEAVRTESVSTPFGEPSDDLTTGTLAGTEIVFLPRHGEDHQYSPTDTPYRANMYALKALDVDRIIATNAVGSLREDLPPRTLVIPDQTFDRTKHRTPTFFGDGMVVHMGFANPYCPALSSHLSTAAREATDAAVEADGTYVCIEGPQFSTKAESEFYRDQDWDVVGMTAIPEAKLAREAELSYATVAGVTDYDVWKADSKVSLEEVLENAAANRDAINAVVEHAIRTMPDDFESDAWNALEGTINTPREAIPEETRERVELLAGDYL, from the coding sequence ATGACGATCGGCGTTATCGGCGGCAGCGGCATCTACGACGCACTGCCGCTCGAGGCGGTCCGGACCGAATCGGTGTCGACGCCCTTCGGCGAGCCCAGCGACGACCTGACGACCGGGACCCTCGCGGGGACCGAGATCGTCTTCCTACCGCGTCACGGTGAGGATCACCAGTACTCGCCGACGGACACGCCCTATCGCGCGAACATGTACGCGCTGAAAGCGCTGGACGTCGATCGAATCATCGCCACTAACGCGGTCGGCAGCCTCCGCGAGGACCTGCCGCCGCGGACGCTCGTGATTCCGGACCAGACGTTCGACCGAACCAAACACCGCACCCCCACGTTCTTCGGCGACGGCATGGTCGTTCACATGGGCTTTGCGAACCCGTACTGTCCGGCGCTGTCCTCGCATCTCTCGACGGCCGCGCGAGAGGCCACCGATGCGGCCGTCGAGGCGGACGGCACCTACGTCTGCATTGAAGGACCACAGTTCTCAACGAAGGCCGAAAGCGAGTTCTACCGCGACCAGGACTGGGACGTCGTCGGTATGACCGCCATTCCGGAGGCCAAACTCGCTCGCGAGGCCGAACTGAGCTACGCCACCGTCGCCGGCGTCACCGACTACGACGTCTGGAAGGCGGATAGCAAGGTCTCCCTCGAGGAGGTCCTCGAGAACGCGGCGGCCAACCGGGACGCGATCAACGCGGTCGTCGAACACGCCATCCGGACGATGCCCGACGACTTCGAGAGCGATGCCTGGAACGCGCTCGAGGGAACGATCAACACGCCACGAGAGGCGATTCCCGAGGAGACCAGAGAGCGCGTCGAACTGCTGGCCGGTGACTATCTATAG
- a CDS encoding histidine kinase N-terminal 7TM domain-containing protein translates to MLATGAVLVVLTTYPYLATGIAYRDRDNGLSYIVFLMGVAVWNGLFAAQVMDPRPIVKGFFFSIATLGAVLAGVGWLLFASTASSTPSIPYQETVYRVVALLAGLEIALAITNPAHALYWEIASSSSDSLAFTVIEPNVGYWIHTAFLVALFGAGTILFGLAWRRETDIQYTRSYAIAGGATTVAIIGSNIFFAGTASVAPLVAGSLTTIGWVQAQQKRYLQLPRPYRWIGNFLQ, encoded by the coding sequence ATGCTCGCAACTGGGGCTGTACTCGTCGTCCTGACAACATATCCGTATCTGGCGACCGGAATCGCCTATCGGGACCGCGATAACGGCCTCTCATATATTGTCTTCCTCATGGGAGTCGCGGTCTGGAACGGCCTGTTTGCCGCACAGGTGATGGACCCGAGACCGATCGTGAAAGGGTTCTTCTTCAGCATCGCGACATTGGGTGCCGTCTTGGCCGGGGTCGGGTGGTTGTTGTTCGCCAGCACGGCAAGCAGCACGCCGTCGATCCCCTATCAAGAGACAGTCTATCGGGTCGTCGCGCTGCTGGCCGGACTCGAGATCGCACTCGCGATTACCAACCCGGCACATGCACTGTACTGGGAGATCGCTAGCAGCTCGTCCGACTCCCTGGCGTTCACCGTCATCGAACCGAACGTCGGCTACTGGATTCACACGGCGTTCCTCGTCGCGTTGTTTGGGGCGGGCACGATCCTCTTCGGCCTCGCGTGGCGACGCGAGACCGACATCCAGTACACGCGCAGTTACGCCATCGCTGGGGGCGCGACGACCGTGGCAATCATCGGAAGCAACATCTTCTTCGCCGGAACCGCGTCGGTCGCACCGCTCGTCGCCGGCTCCCTCACGACGATCGGCTGGGTGCAAGCCCAACAGAAACGGTATCTCCAGCTCCCGCGGCCGTACCGATGGATCGGCAACTTTCTGCAGTGA